GTTCGACTCGACTCTAGCCGCCTACCTCATGATGGGAAACCTCTCACCGGTATAACACAAAAGATATATGACCACGCGCCATGTTGTAAAATTTCATTAGAATTGTTTTCTTCATGTTATACTGAACTGTCGCCGCGTACTTGAGAATGATGCGCCCTCTTGaccatagtcatatatttctggccaggctttatAAGGATGTAGTTTCCATAAAAGTGTAATCCATGAAAGTGTGTcaatacaatttaaattttcGGCCAAAATGAAATGTCATTTCAATGGCAATTTTTGGACGATGGATCCTTTACTTACGTCCAAATGTGCCTAAAAAATGCTTTAATCATTTTGTACCAAAAATACATCACATCATTGTTCATCATCGTTCATGTTTATCTGCACAAGTAACGTGTGTCGTGTCGTGTATAGACGACTGTGGCGTGCAACGTGTGCCATAAatctcaaatttaaaaaaatcatttgaaatttaattaattaaataaaaatatgatgtGTTGGTTTCAGGATCTCAAAACGCATGCTGTTACGTTATTTGAAGTGGGCAAGATATGCGATGAAAGTCTGGATAGTTTACTTATGGAATTAGATAAGGTTAGTGTTTACTTTTGACTCTTTTCTTTGCATTCAAATGCTGATATTTGTTGAAACATGAATTGTCAGTCGTTTATTTCCTATCAGACCTTAATGAGGAATGCCTATTCAGAAGAATtcgccatttataatataaggtaGTCAAATCCCAGCAGAGGCCATGTTTACACAAGGGAGCGCTTATCCTATCCAACGCCAATTCCTAACGAGGGTTCTGCTCACGCTCAGTCAGTTGTCTGAAAGAAACATCTTGCAATTTTGTGTTTTTCTTTTCCGTTTCGGTCTATTTGAATAGTCTTGTGTATGAAAATCGGCGTATCGTCTCAACTCAGGTGGCAGGTGACCCTGAAATTGAAGGGGAGGCCGCGCGCTACCTAGCAGCGGCGGCGTGCCTCCGGCGCACGCTGCGGATACTGCGGCCGCGACTGCGCCCGCTCGACCTGCTCCGGTGCGAGGCGCTGCACGCGCTCGGCGCGCCGCAGCGCTCGCGCCTGCTGCAGCACAAATACAGGTGAGTCTTGGTACTATGGTTATGGCCTCCGGTTTCTGCACTTAGCTTTGGAGAGAGAGGCCATTGTGCGTGAGTCTGGGTACTTCAGCCCATGAGTGTTCATAAACTCCCTTAGGTACCCTGCTTTAATGTGCTACTGTCGGTTATTTAACAAGGGGTTTTAGTCGCTATAGGCGCACAGCACAGACCAGAGACGTAGGAGTAGTGGTCGATTGCTTCGTTTCGTTTTTGAAGCGCGTTGTGGAATGATCTTACAGTTTCTGCGGGCAACATGTTTAAGGTACAAAAGGTCCTTAATAGTTAAAGGTTAACAGTTCCATTCTATTAATATtgtaactaatttttttttagttaatgTAGACTAAATTGTCGTGTTATGTTCAGGCTAGCGGTATCAACGGCGCCTTTATGCCGCGAAGCTCGCGCCGGTCTAGCGGCTGGCTCTCTACCCCACATCGGCCCAGCTCCTCCTGAGACCTCCACGCCTTGGATGAGACTCTACTTATATCATGTTGCTGGCTACGGACCGCCGACGCTATTATTGAAGAAAGGTAAATCGCAATGTAACACACAAGTGGTGCCTTTATATCACTAAGTTAGTGAGAAAAAAGTAAAATGGACATGTGTAGTAATTCTGTACTTAAGATACAAATACATAGCCAATGCTACAACGTCAAAGATAAATCATGCAAACCTGGATTTGTTTTTGTGTACGGACAAGTTACAACATAACATACACGCACGCAACTTGAAGGGAAATGTTGCGAATTCCAGCTACAATCTTCTTGTTATTTCAACAACCGTCCAAGAGTTGCGCAAATCATTTTGACATTTCGTCTATTTCCAGGCACGGTGGTCCGCAGCGTGCCGCGGTTACTGCTCGGCTTTTCCCGACTAGTGGTGGCGTGGTGGGGCGCGGAGTCGGCGCTGGACGGCGCGGGGGGCGCGCCCGGCGCGctgcccgccgccgccgcgctgcAGGCCGCCAATTCAGCCCTACGTCGTGGGCCCGTGCTGCTGCAGGTACGCACGTCACTAGTCGCTGCTGCACGACACCGGCGTACTGTAACAGGTATACACGTGACTAGTCGTCGCTACATGACGCAAGCGGACTGCTGCAGGTATACACGTTACTAGTCGCCTCTACACGACGCGGGCGTGCTGCTGCAAGTATACACAATAACTAGTCGTCGCTACACGACGCGGGCGTTATAATATCAACTTAAGattaaccttcaaatcaagggtaaaCAGGGCGAACGCgcttcatcgtaggccacgtcttcgcctaGGTAATCTCAGTAATCTGTGGCCATGAATAAGGCcatttatagttaaaaaaaaaagaattttagtATGTCCGAATTTTTAGTCTAATATATGACaccttatttcgatttttttttcacattaatTTGGTTTTCAGGCGGTTGGAGTTCGGCAACCGGCGAAGTTAAAACATGTAGTTTTCCCTCCGGAAGCCGACAAATCGCCAGGTACAGTAACTTTTCAAGTCTTTGCCCACTTTAAAAATACTATGACAATACTGGTTTCTATAGTCACGTACATTACTGGTAAATTATTTGTGACAAAAGTACTCTGCGCACATGAATAAGCACACCTATGTCGCTCGCTTAGTCTCGGTAAGAATGAGATTtgttcgtcaacagagaccagTGCGTTATGGGCGCGGCATGCGGGACTGAGACGGCTAGCGTCCCGGCTACGGCTGTCTCGCTCTGTCGGCTACGTGACGCTCGCTGACATAGGAGTGAAACTGCTCATATCTTTGTATTGGGATCGCAGTTGTTCCTGGATTTTCTGAGATGAGTTTTTCACAACTGGCATTTCTATTAGGGGGcatccattaatcgcgtcatctGGGCGCAAGGCCGCCCCCTACCGTGCAACTTGGTAAGTTTAAACATTATAAATTAAGCGGCATTCTTACCGCCAACGTCGTCCATGCTTGACAACGGAATTAAGCGGTCAGTTGTTTAAAATCACGATTTTATTTCTCATATCGTTAAACCTTTAAAACCAAAAATGCGAAATTCACATTGAAATATCTGAAACTGCTCATATCTTTGTATTGGGATCGCAGTTGTTCGTTTCCAAAGCGAAACCTTTTAAAAAATCCTGGATTTTCTGAGATGTATTCAGTTTTCTCACAACTGGCATTTCTATTATTAAATCTTCTAATATTTCAGTTGCGCCGCGCAAAATGAAAGACGTATGCGGCATGGCGAAACCCATCAGCGAAGTGTCGATATCCTCGACCGAGTCGGGCGACAAGTCCGACGACAAGCGACTGCAGTCACCGATCGAGTCGCACTTCGCGGTCACTCCGTCCACGGACAGCAAAACTAGCTCGCCCGCGAACGGGTTCACTACGGTGGAAGGTAGGTGAACTAGTCGGGCGACTAGTCGATCGACAAGTCAGTAGCAGAGTCGTTCTTCGCGGTCACTTCGTCCACGGACAGTAAGACTAGCTCGCCCGAGAACGGGTTCACTACGGTGGAAGGTAGGTTGACTAGTCGCGTGACAAGTCGGACAACAAGGGTGCTGCCGCCTTTATTTATTACAGAAAATCGAGTCAAGTTCAATTTACACTCTGCGAGAAACTGTTTTAAATCTCGTATCCAGGGCCCTCGCAACGTTCAAGATTAAGTGGTCTCAAGTAGAGAACCCAAGGACCACGTGGACCTAGGAAAATTAATTtgttaatgtattttttttttctacacgctgaaataaaaaggaccgttcaaacttcgcatagtgacttttgagatcataatgaacaacttttattatgggaccaatgctgaaatcgcaaaaaaatttggctgtttcatacattttgactgtcatgatgccgctcatttctatctATCACTATggaaagtttgaacggtcctttcaAGTCTCTCAAGTCTAAAGACGGTTTTCTGATCGCAGGTGGCCAGTTACTCCGCGAAGAGCTCGACAACCTTGGAATTGGCGACTCACGAAGCAAAGAGTCCCTCCCGACCAGCGACGATCTAGTCCCCATACATTCCTCCTCCACTAGCGTAGAAGACTTGAAGGACAAGTCCAAAGACTGGCGAAGCAAAGAGTCTCTCTCAGACGACACGCCTACCAAGGACTTTGCCAAAGTGTCAAGTATAGAAGACTTGAAGAACAAAGAGTTTGATTTCGAGAAAGATAAGCAGTTGAGCGATTTGTTGAGTCCGGCGGAGGAGTCGATATCGATGTTTACGCAGTTGAGCGATAAGTTGACGGAGATGGCGGAGGGCGATAGTGGCGTCGATACGGCGCATACTGACGATGAGGCTTGTAAACCAGAGGTGTGGTagctttcatttgttttttttttctaatgaatGATGTTTGCACACGGAGCAAGCAGAAGCATGACCCGCAAGTACGTAGGCATATgattacgcgccatgttgcggaatttcattagaactattttgttcatactatactgaactgtcaccccatacgtCAGAATACCAGCGCAGAGTGTGGGTTCAGTCCTCATTTTAGACCATGGTCTGTTTATAGTAAAAACCGGTAGCCTAGACCAAAACAATGATATAACTTtcgaatgtcaaatatgactagtttacgagaaattattttttaaaatttaggACAAATGTACCCGAAAATTGACTTGCAAACtcaagtcataagtcataaacttctgtttttttttttcagaaatggaCTATACTTGATCTTCAATTTGGCATTCCATTGTTTGACGAGGTGCTGTGCGAAAAGATTTGTAACTGTTTGGCTGACCGGATAGCAGAACCAGAGTTGTAAGTATTACAtacaaataggctagtttcctactagtcaaatcagcttcttttgaactgtcaaaacgatttgttagtatggaattactatgaaatactgaggagtgacgtcacggtcaattaatttactgtaggtatatacatatttccctttgacttattaaatagacattatgtttaaaaataactactgtccatatttttcttctaatcatgtggtgctttatttcgtgcattgcatataatattttattttaagtataggaaactagcctattagttACGATTTCCATTTGTGGCAGCATTCGTAAATAAATCTGATCGTATATTTTCTTATAttcgttttattattttcaggtTAGATAAAATTAAGGAAGATAACGAGTTCCTATGCTCAGATGTATTGAAATTTGTATCGCAATGTCAAGTAAGTTCTTCTTATTTAACCTCTTGAACCTACTAGTACAAATTGCCTTCATTGAGATTTGAATCTTACTTAAGTGGAAGAATGGAACAATGTTGGTCTCGCTTTTTTTTCGTTCGtcattataatatataataatatataaaaaaacgaCTTTATTTTCTGTTATCATTTATTCAAATTAGACTCCATTTTGCTTTTGTGGTAGGCCGCTAGAGGATATAAAACTTAAAgctacatttttttatgttctgCTAAAGAAGATGTCTTGTTTTTATCATGTCATTAATCGTTTACATATTACTTATTACACATTCTTTTGTAATTTCCAGTATTACCCAGGAGAAGACATGGGCATAGTAAAGCGAGGTACTCTGGTCCCCCTCCCTCGGAAAAACCTGGCGTTTGAAAACGGACGCATCAGCGAGTGGAGCGGGAAATGACGCTCTCGTTCACTCCTGCCGATTCTCCGTAACGACGCCAAGGTGCGACAGAGACCGACGTATATTGTATACTTCTGTTAAGTTTAGAACACGTATTCGATGTCCATAGTGATGTACCGTTCCTAGGAAAATTTCGCAAGGGGAATGAACGGTATAGAAAAAAACCGTTCATAGGGAATATTCcctatcatcaattcatcatcatcatccgcTCCCGGCCGGTTTCGGCCTCGGCGACTGGGTTCGAACCGGTTAGTGAGAGCGACGGTCGTGAGCTCTCAGGTGATTCCCTATAATATATGACGGAATATAGGAAATTACTCGGGAACGGCACATCATTAATTGTCCGTTTGCAGTACGTTTTACAGatgaatataaaaatatgtaataatatcGGTTTATTGTACAAAAAGCAACAACACAACTTTATATCGATAGAAAAAGGGCTTCATATAGtcaattaattttaaagtattattgtatttcaaAGTTTTTTCACACCTAGCCATATTTTGTGTTCACATATTAATATATTCGCTATGTACTAACTGGGCAGTAGTAGCATAAGAAATAATGTTCTTACTTTTGCTTTTAACTCCCACTATAGAGTTTACCTATGGTTTAcatttgtacgatttcaatttattatcacagttaattatttaaaactaaGGTGGAAGTTACACaatcttaaaaatatataaaattattgCTACTAGCAATGTGAAACATCCacgtttaattttagtttttaggTTGTTAGTGAATATGCTAAGAACGTCAATTATTACCAACCGCCATCTTCGTTTTGTAAAATTCAAGTATTAATGTGATTAAAAAGATTattattagaataaaaaaagTATTACACGACAGTTTATCAAAATATTTCTAGTTACCTGTTAGTGAAGATTTTAGGAACTGTCGTGTAGAGCAGTCTAGAATATTATAGAAGTATCTGAGTGACGGCTTTATTATAATGAAAAACGCATGGAAACTAGAAAAATCGCGTTTCCCAGGACCTaagactaagctagatcgatttatCATCCCCGAAATCCAGATTTCAGCAAAATCGTCACAGCTGTTTCCGAGATAgccggtatatataaataaatatataaaaattgcTCGTTTGAAGATATTAGATTAGATGTAGTGTAGATAAAATCTCAGTGTACACATCCCTACCTGTAGAACCTGTAGAAAACAGCTTGAGTTTTTATAAAtgagtaatatataaataaataattaaaataagaatacataatataatgaCAATGAAGATAGGTATTGAAATTTAGACGTCCATTCCGGTTACACCTTGTTATTTTATAAACAGGGCACGTTTACATTATATTTAGAgggtgcgcccacgggcgacttttcgaagcgacttttttgtcgcgaccatgggctagtatgaaagtgcgctcacgaagcgacgcaacttttcatacaaatacgtaggtcgccgagcaactttgtcgcccgtgggcgcgcacccttacAGATATCGTTGATTAATTCAGTTCAAAACcgtagttaaataaaataaaaattacagtaCTGATCGTCAGATCTGATCTAGTCTAGTCAACTCTTTGTCCGCCAAAAACGTCAAGTAAAGCGCTGTCGCGCGCCTGCCATCAACCATACATTTTGACAAGGGCCACGAGTACGGTATTCAAAGATTAGCCGGATTAGCccccttagggccacttgcaccaacgaaaatggagattttatatggaatttgacaggtgacagcccactaaccctgggTTAGGTGGTTGgcgcaagtgggccttattcataaaggttcaataaagttatcaagccgataaggttcgtttgtccctttctgtcacaccaatacgttggAACGAGACAAAGggactttatcggcttgataactttagaaaacgtttatgaataagggggttataaTGGTGCATTCTACCGAGCGTGGAGTTGGATGGTGTTTGTTCGTATATCACCCGCTGTGGCGGCGCCTGTGTGCaagtcactgtcattcatatgtgagagggagaaaaaacatatcttctcgctctcacgtatggactaaggctccccacagacagtcttaaaaattcataatcttaaaaaaaacttgtatgcaatctgacagttcaaactgacactgacaagacactgacagatctgaactgtcagattgcatacaagttttttttaagattatgaatttttaagactgtctgtggggagcctaatagggtagcgccatctgtcataacctttgagtgtgcctcctcaagagtcgagatttaccccgctataccttacctacatttatattatgtatttaatgtTAATGTATTTAAGAGTTTATAATGATATTGAGGCAGAATTTCATGATTTCGTTTTtattgattcatatttttgttatttattttgtattacaaaaATTGCAACAAGTATGTATTTTTAATCTAAATTACTTCTAAGGACCGAGAAAAAAAACCTATAGATGTTACTTTTGGTCTTACTTGatgaacaaacagacacacaaactttaccatttataatattaagtatggatatttGTAACCAATCTGAGCAGTTCCCTTATCATTACCaaaagtaaatatattattcCGTCCTGATAAAAGAAATTATCATGTAAACATTCCActgtaaacatgttttatcgCTAATTTTGCACAAGTATTTATCATCTATCCTGAAAAATCTAGATTTCAGCATAGTTAAACTCCATAAACTCTGTTTAAAACCTGGCTTGTTCATTCTTAAAGCACATGTGTGTTGTTTATGAGACCGTATATTACACAATATTCACAATCATGTACAATGTAAAAACTGTAAATCCAGCAATTCATATTGCAGTAGGACAGTCTGAAGAATATACCTAACTATTTATGATAGGTCCTCTGCAGGGCTAGcatatgattggcgcgagatctTGTCGCCTCGACATAGACCCGTCCCACAGA
This window of the Leguminivora glycinivorella isolate SPB_JAAS2020 chromosome 16, LegGlyc_1.1, whole genome shotgun sequence genome carries:
- the LOC125234401 gene encoding protein FAM91A1, with amino-acid sequence MEDEIEECVRKKIQWAKLPANVKKLLGDSSKEYERYIFEFSIKNQLRYRGSLVRTVQKDERKYYETLVHSSIQRLMLYPYHLADMIVKGLRITPFIYYVEVVALLIELEKSYDTMPNFTAADCLRLLGIGRNEYLELVAKSRSLGRRGRSKAIRALLPRVPLNIPMQPWWRIELGYVLEADVKPLGDQERGLIDLLIDRGSQTAGTLDYNVVKTLYRRGLIYLDVPITAEDRVSVPPLKGFVMNRVAGDYFETLLYKVFVSIDEHTTVAELAAVLQVECGLVKQAVSLYCRLGFAQHLQPPRVPNPHASWRTALTQPLHTQYSQISPLTFNPNMEEEVLQMEPVLMKEPSTSKQNYQDMNDASSNSGVKRVALLFDSTLAAYLMMGNLSPDLKTHAVTLFEVGKICDESLDSLLMELDKVAGDPEIEGEAARYLAAAACLRRTLRILRPRLRPLDLLRCEALHALGAPQRSRLLQHKYRLAVSTAPLCREARAGLAAGSLPHIGPAPPETSTPWMRLYLYHVAGYGPPTLLLKKGTVVRSVPRLLLGFSRLVVAWWGAESALDGAGGAPGALPAAAALQAANSALRRGPVLLQAVGVRQPAKLKHVVFPPEADKSPETSALWARHAGLRRLASRLRLSRSVGYVTLADIGVKLLICARPPPTVQLVAPRKMKDVCGMAKPISEVSISSTESGDKSDDKRLQSPIESHFAVTPSTDSKTSSPANGFTTVEGGQLLREELDNLGIGDSRSKESLPTSDDLVPIHSSSTSVEDLKDKSKDWRSKESLSDDTPTKDFAKVSSIEDLKNKEFDFEKDKQLSDLLSPAEESISMFTQLSDKLTEMAEGDSGVDTAHTDDEACKPEKWTILDLQFGIPLFDEVLCEKICNCLADRIAEPELLDKIKEDNEFLCSDVLKFVSQCQYYPGEDMGIVKRGTLVPLPRKNLAFENGRISEWSGK